Within the Halobaculum limi genome, the region CGTCCTCGACGTGGGGCAGTGCCGGTGAGTCGCCGTCAGCCGCGACCCGCCGCCAGCGGCGGTTTTATTCCGTATCCCGGAGTACGACGAGCGAATGCGGCCACGCGGACAGACGCGGACGACGTTGCGCTACCGGGTGAGCGAGCCTGCACTCGCGGGTCTCACCGCCGGGGCGGTCGTCGTCCCCGCGCCCCTGTTCGCCGCGGCGGTCGCCGTCGACGGGTGGACTGCCGGGTTGGTCGGCCTCGCGGCCGCCGTCGGCATCGCGGTCCACGCGGCGCTTGCGGCCGCTCGCGACGACGAGGGCGCGCTTTCGGTGGGGAGCGAACAGATCAGACGCGCGGCGTTCGGCGGCGGCGGCGCGTTCCTCGCGGGCGCGCTCCCGTCGCTGTCAATGCTCGTGGGCGGGACGGTCGGCTACGTGCTCGCGGTCAGCGTCGTCGCCGTCGAACTCGGCGTCGTCGCCGGCCTCCGCGTGCGACTCGTCGGTCGCGACGTGACCGAGGCGGCTGTCCGAGTCGTCCTCGGGGGCGCGCTCGCAGCGGCGCTGGGGGCGGGGCTGGGGTCGCTGGCCGGGTTGTAAAAACACGGTGGCACAGGAGTCGACCGACGCGCAGCACTGCGGTGGGAGTCCTGTCGCGCACGCGTCGTGCGTGGCGGCCGGATGGACAGGGTTTTCAGTTCTCGCAGCAAATCGGCCAGATACCATGACCAAGAAGTCCAAGGCGAAGAAGAAGCGCCTCGCCAAGCTGGAGCGGCAGAACAGCCGCGTTCCGGCGTGGGTGATGATGAAGACCGACATGGAAGTGACCCGCAACCCGAAGCGACGCAACTGGCGGCGCTCGGACACCGACGAGTAAATGAGCGCGAACGACTTCGAGGAGCGCGTCGTCACGGTTCCGCTGCGCGAAGCGAAGCAGGCCCCGAGCCAAGAGCGCGGCGACAGGGCGATGTCGCTCATCCGTGCCCACCTCGCGAAGCACTTCTCGGTCGACGAGGGCGACGTCCGTCTCGACCCCGCGGTCAACGAGACCGTCTGGGAACGCGGTCGCTCGAAGCCGCCGGCGAAGGTCCGCCTCCGTGCGGCCCGATTCGACGAGGACGGCGAGGTCGTCGTCGAAGCGGAGCCGGCCTGATACGGCGTGCTTCGCGTCTCGTTCGCCGGATCGTCGTACGTCGGAGTCTACGCGCACGCGGCCAGCGACTGCCTCATCGTGCGCCCCGACGTCGACGACGACCTGGCCGACAAACTCACCGACGAGTTCGGCGTCGAGGTGCTCCGGACGACCGTTGGTGGCTCCGGAACCGTCGGCGCACTCACCGCGGGCAACGAGAACGGTACGCTTGTCTCCGGACAGGCGACCGACCGTGAACTCGACGCCCTCGCCGAGGCCACGGGCGACCCAGTTGCCCGCCTGCCAGGGAAACTGAACGCCGCCGGCAACGTCGTACTCGCGAACGACTACGGC harbors:
- a CDS encoding 50S ribosomal protein L39e yields the protein MTKKSKAKKKRLAKLERQNSRVPAWVMMKTDMEVTRNPKRRNWRRSDTDE
- a CDS encoding 50S ribosomal protein L31e, whose protein sequence is MSANDFEERVVTVPLREAKQAPSQERGDRAMSLIRAHLAKHFSVDEGDVRLDPAVNETVWERGRSKPPAKVRLRAARFDEDGEVVVEAEPA